The window AGGCAgcttggaattaattttttactttatttggaAATCTCATCCAGAAACACTGGTCAATAATAAATATATCGATAGTTATTATcaagaatatataaaaaataaagacatggTGGTGTCTTTGAGGCCCCAACCGAAAACAAACAAACGAATGAAATGAAGAATAACATTATTTCAGACAATGTCCCAGGAAAACACATcgaaaaggaaataaacagcaACAGAGATTCAGATTTAGATATACAAATCACTGATCTGGCAAGAGCTGACCCCGcatgcaaaaccaaacaataacaatttttttaaaagaaaacaaaaccaaaaacaagcaaaacaacatcaacaacaacaaaaccagcaaacactAACAAACCCAGAGCCAGCAACAGAAATTTGTACCCCAGACGGCTAAATCAACACACTTCACTGAGAGTAGGAGATGGGAGATTTGGCAAAACAGATCTTCTGGAGggttgtgctgtgttttgcacaattttcctcttttttgttttatttgtttttcatttttcttcacagaggGAAGAATAaaagctaccaaaaaaaaaaaaaaaaaaaaaaaaagaaaaaaaaccacgCATCATAATCAaatctgtaaaaacaaaacaaacaaaacaaaaaaccaccaaaccacaaaaacccatAAACTACACTCAAAAACTTCAGTGAATTCTCTCGGAAGTCCCTGTTGCCAGGGGAGCCGCCTGTGGCCGGTCCCCACGGGTGACAAGCTGGGGCGGTAAGCATGCACGCACTCTCTGCTCTACCTTGGGCCGCCACTGCGCTTCCGCAGCCAGGTTTGGAACGGGAAATTTCGGAATTTCGGAGGTGTCGCCGTGCGaaaggaaagacaggaaaagcccggaaaaaaaaaaaaaaaaaaaaaaagggaaaaaagccccaaaccgATTTCATCGTCTCTTGGTAGCTGCGAACACTACAATGACAaccatgtcttttttttttccttttacatacATTTTAAGGAACCATTTACATTTGATTACCATCAGcggcattattattattattattatcattattattattattattatcatcatcattcTTTTTACAAcagggacttttttttccagtttagtTTAATAAGAAAACATGGCCCGGGGAGCCGGTGGAACATTACCTTTGCAAGGTCCTTACTACACTAATCCCGTGTTACAGGggcccggcgggcgggggcggcgggggcagcTCCGGCCGCAGCCCCCTCTCCGTCCGTGGGAGCGGCCGGGGGAGCCCCGCCGAGTCACTTGAGGAGGTCCTTGGTCTCCCCCGAGATCCTGGCCATGTTGGAGGCGGTGAGGGCCGAGAGGTGGGGCGGGGGAGGCATCTGGCAGATGGTGCAGGGGCACGGCAAGCCAGCCCAGTGCTGGAAGCCGCTGCCGAGCTGCAGGGCGGGGGGTGTCGAGGGGGTCTTGAGCAGGGAGTGTGGAGGCCGGATGGTGCCGATGGCCGGCAGGGAGGcggagagggaggaggaggtgtTGGCGGAGGACAGGGCACCGCCGAGGATGGGATGCACCTGGTGCACGGTGCCGGCGGCGTGGGGCGGGTGCCCGGCCGAGTGTCCCACCGTGCCGCAGTGAAAGGCCGAGTGGTGTCCCCCGTAGATTTCCCCAACTAGCCTCTTCATCTCCTCCAGGGAGCTGGTGAGCATCAGGATATAGTTTCTGGCTAGCAGGAGGGTGGCGATTTTGGAGAGTTTTCTCACAGAAGGTCCGTGGGCGTAGGGCATCACCTCCCGCAGCCCGTCCATAGCCAGGTTGAGGTCGTGCATCCTCTTACGCTCCCGGCCATTGATCTTCAGCcgcagctgctgcaggtcctgctccGAAAGCTGCTTCTTGATTTTGTACTTGCTGCCTTCCCCTCCGGCCTTGGAACCGTTCCTGGTGAGGCCTTCCCCAGACATCTTCTGCACCAGATCGTTCTGAGTGGAGGAGACCGAGTTGAGCCGACTGTcttggtggtggtgatggtggtggtggtggtgatggtcTCTCAGGTACATCTCATCCATGTCTGGCGAGGAAGCTctgctggagacagagctgGAGTCAGAATTCATTGTATTCAGGCTTCTGAGCAAGAAActcttccctgctctggagGTGGCAGAACGAGACAACTCTCCttcaaaaagcaacaaaaacaaaacgAAAAGGAAATAAACGGACGGCAGGGTCTGCCAGAGAagggctggaaatgctggaggaagagggaaaaagccCCTCAGCCCTCTCTCTCTCCAAtgtctcccctctctctctctctccaccCGGTTACTCAGCCTGTTTACAGGATGGCTAGTTAGTGTATGCTTGGACTAACCTCAGCTTGAAAAAGAGGGGCTTTTatagagctgcagcagagagcagagacaaAAGGAGCCCTCCTATGTATAATGGTCTAGTTAGGATGACGTGCCATTATTCAGGGCGGTGCGCTTTGACTGTCCCATTTAGCAAGGACCCCTATTCATATTCATTGTGGTGCCACCCGGGACACCTCAGCCACGGACCATCAGGAGTCAAGGAGACACAAAACCCCTCTGATTGACACCGCACACTCATCGCTCCGTGTGCGCGccttctcctccccctgccTCCTCATTTCCAATATAAAACCTCATCCCGTCTACAGTAGGGAGGCAGGGGGCTGCGAGGGGCTGCGTGCCTACGAGGGGCCGGCCAGCACACCCCGGTGGCGGGCGGCAGCGGGCAGAACCCGCCCGGGGAAGTCCCTCCGCGAGGGCGGGAGGGCTTGGGGGACGTCGGTCTCCCCCGTCCTACAGCATGCCCGGCTCCAGCCCGGCTCCACGCTTTGTTtgcctttccctccccctttccctgtcccccccCGGCCGGGGCGTGTGGTGCGGCACCGGCTGGCCCTCGCCTGGGAGGGCTGGCCGCAACTGCCTCGTACCTGGGCAGCCGCTTTGTTTAAATGAGCGATGATGGCTCGGGCATCAGCCGCGGGAAGGTGCGGGCTGGGAAACCCGCCTCCCCCGGGCCGGTGACTCCCTTTAAATAAACGGGGAAAGCCAGGGTGCGGCGGCAGACCGGTGTGCTTGGCGGCGGGAGGGGCGGCCggcagcccctggggctccGCTGACCCCGGGCtccggcgggggcggcgcggcggggcggccggAGCCGCCGTCGGTGGGACCGAGAGGGACGGGCCGCAGGCAGGCAGGCGGGAAGGGAGCCGGCTCGGGGGGCAGATCTgcaaacatccccagctctgcaaacatccccagctctgccaacaCCCCCAGGCGTTCGCGCCAGTAAGTAGCTGGGTCCCGGGCAGCGGCCGCAGCCGGCGGTGGAgcggggaagggaggagggtgCGTGCGGCCGAGCTGGTGGGGGCTCGGCCGGGCAAGGCGGGCGGGGCACCCGCGGCGGGTGTCGCCACCTCAGCTCTCGGCCGAGCCCCGTGTCTGCCTCTGCCCCGGGTGCGGATTGAAGCGGCATGGCCGCCTGCGAGGtctctggggatggggaggtggGAATTCCCCTGCGGGAACGGCGGTGGGAGCAGCCTTCGTGCCCGGGGAAGGGCGTGTGGTCCGCCGGATCCTCCCAGCCCCGGCGGTGCGTACGCGGTGAGCGCGGGGCTGTCAGACAGGACAGGACGGGAGCCCGGAGCTGGTCCTGGTGCTCCCCTCTCTCGGGGGAAACTGACGGGCTGAGAGTCCACTTCCCGAAAGGTGCTTAGGGGCCGGAAGAAATCTTGGCAGGAATTCGTTCCTTCATAGTGTCTATGCCCCGAGGAGGGCGAAGAGTCAGAAAAAGAGGGATATTTTCATCCGACTGAGTTTAACTGTGGTTAATCTGCTGAGCAAAATTGAAGCCTTCTGATTCTAGCGCTGTCAGTAAATCCTGCggtgagaaggaaaagaaaagaaaagaaaagaaaagaaaagaaaagaaaagaaaagaaaagaaaagaaaagaaaagaaaagaaaagaaaagaaaagaaaagaaaagaaaagaaaagaaaagaaaagaaaagaaaagaaaagaaaagaaaagaaaagaaaagagaaatatagtTTAGAAGAATATACCATAAGTAACTGAAGTCGATCTCGGCTTTATCACGCTTCCACCGTGAAAGCCGTAAGCCGCCCTAGACTTTTCCTCAGCGGACAGGTTTGCCGGCCATAAGGCAGGAAACTCGGCCGGGCCCGGAGCCCACAGGGCCGTCCGAGCCCGCAGAGCCGCTCTCCTGGCGGCTCCTGGGGGCTGCCCGCTCCTCCCTGAGTCCTTTTCTCCGGCAGAGCTGGGGTGaagcaaatgaacaaaaattgaCACGGTGACGGCAACAGAGGCAGAAAACCGCGAAGGATCGGGGGAAAGCCCCAGCCCCGGTTTGGAGGCTGCTcgaggggctgcagctgccaccctTCGTgcccgcgcccgccgctccGGAGCAGACGCGCGTCTTGGTGTGGGAAAGTCCAAGTCCGACGGGGACAGAGAAGAGGAAGGCAAAAAGATGCCGTCGGGGGACAAGCAACAGGAGGGGTCCTGTCCTCACCTCCGGCAGAGAGAGCTGCTCCTGCGAGCCCCGCTCACCTCCGGGCTTGAGTTTCCTCGGGATGCGGCCGGGGACGATGCCGGACTACGGAGCCGCCGGTGCACCGCGGGGCGAGAGGAGAGGGGCGGGAAGAAAAGGTGGACTTGTCACTCGAGGGAATATTACGAAcaattttctctccctttccccgCGGATGTCGCTGCTTCCCAGTGCCCCTGTGTCGGCTGTGCGGGCCAGTCCCGCCTGCACTGCCGCAGCATCCCCCTCACGGGACGGGGCGGCTGGACTCGGCTCCACTCGGGGTCGCCTTAGGGCAAAGGAAGGAGTTGGGAAAGACACGCAAGGTTAAATCCCGAGTGCAGGGAGCCTCGCCAGGAAAGTCGTTTCGGAAATTAGTAGCCCGTCTCCAGCACGATTGCTGGTCGTAACACTGCCTGACGCACCCAGCCTTCCTCGCTGCTTTCTTTTGCAGCTCGAAAGAAAAAGATGGATGAGTAAAGGAAAGAGACACAGGAAAAGAgataaagggagaaaaataaagagaaagaaagagagaaagagagaaagaaagagagagaaagagaaaaagaaagaaagaaaagagagaaagagagaaagagagaaagaaagagagagaaagagaaaaagaaagaaagaaaagagagaaagagagaaagagagaaagaaagagagagaaagagaaaaagaaagaaagaaaagagagaaagagagaaagagagagaaagagaaaaagaaagaaagaaaagagagaaagagagaaagagagaaaaaaagagagagaaagaaaaaaagaaagaaagaaaagagagaaagagagaaagagagagaaagagaaaaagaaagaaagaaaagagagaaagagagaaagagagaaagaaagagagagaaagagaaaaagaaagaaagaaaagagagaaagagagaaagagagagaaagagaaaaagaaagaaagaaaagagagaaagagagaaagagagagaaagagaaaaagaaagaaagaaaagagagaaagagagaaagagagaaagaaagagagagaaagagaaaaagaaagaaagaaaagagagaaagagagaaagagagagaaagagaaaaagaaagaaagaaaagagagaaagagagaaagagagaaagaaagagagaaagagaaaaaagaaaagaaaagagagaaagagagaaagagagagaaagagaaaagaaagaaagaagagagagaaagagagagaaagaaagaaagaaaaggaaggaggaaagaaaagaacgaaaagaaagaaagaaaag of the Camarhynchus parvulus chromosome 3, STF_HiC, whole genome shotgun sequence genome contains:
- the OLIG3 gene encoding oligodendrocyte transcription factor 3, coding for MNSDSSSVSSRASSPDMDEMYLRDHHHHHHHHHHQDSRLNSVSSTQNDLVQKMSGEGLTRNGSKAGGEGSKYKIKKQLSEQDLQQLRLKINGRERKRMHDLNLAMDGLREVMPYAHGPSVRKLSKIATLLLARNYILMLTSSLEEMKRLVGEIYGGHHSAFHCGTVGHSAGHPPHAAGTVHQVHPILGGALSSANTSSSLSASLPAIGTIRPPHSLLKTPSTPPALQLGSGFQHWAGLPCPCTICQMPPPPHLSALTASNMARISGETKDLLK